Proteins encoded together in one Patescibacteria group bacterium window:
- a CDS encoding replication-associated recombination protein A, giving the protein MEYKNTKPLAERMRPEKLSDFLGQDEIIGENKLLKKAIEQDSIPSIIFWGPPGSGKTTLAYIIAKQTKSNFIQISAVSSGVKDLKEIIKKAEDSKNKTILFIDEIHRWNKAQQDALLPHVERGTITLIGATTENPSFEVRGALLSRCRVFVLKQLDELEISKIIKSAVKDTEKGLGELKLKIDKKVIEKLASMSNGDARIALNVLEYASTLSKDKIITLEEIKEAFQKSYLMYDKNGEEHYNIISALHKSMRGSDPDASLYWLARMLEAGEDPLYIARRIVRFASEDIGLSNSRALEQAVAAYNACHFIGMPECNIILAQAVVYMAKCKKSNELYITYNRVKEDIIKYGNLPVPLHIRNAPTKLMKNLGYGKDYKYSPDFDYKENQTYLPEKLKDKKYLK; this is encoded by the coding sequence ATGGAATACAAAAATACAAAACCACTTGCAGAACGTATGAGACCAGAAAAACTTTCTGATTTTTTAGGTCAAGATGAAATAATAGGAGAAAATAAATTATTAAAAAAAGCTATTGAGCAAGATTCTATTCCATCAATTATTTTTTGGGGGCCACCGGGAAGTGGCAAAACAACTCTTGCATATATTATTGCAAAACAAACAAAATCAAACTTTATTCAAATAAGTGCAGTAAGTAGTGGAGTAAAAGATTTGAAAGAAATTATAAAAAAAGCAGAGGATAGTAAAAACAAAACAATACTTTTTATAGATGAAATTCATAGATGGAACAAAGCTCAACAAGATGCACTTTTGCCACATGTTGAGAGAGGAACTATTACACTAATTGGTGCTACAACAGAAAATCCCAGTTTTGAGGTGAGAGGAGCATTGCTTTCAAGATGCAGAGTTTTTGTTTTAAAACAACTAGACGAATTAGAAATTTCAAAAATTATAAAATCAGCAGTAAAAGACACAGAAAAGGGTTTGGGAGAATTAAAATTAAAAATAGATAAAAAGGTTATAGAAAAACTTGCCTCAATGAGTAATGGGGATGCAAGAATCGCCTTAAATGTTTTAGAATATGCATCTACTTTAAGTAAAGATAAAATTATAACATTAGAAGAGATAAAAGAAGCATTCCAAAAATCATACCTAATGTATGACAAAAATGGAGAAGAACATTATAATATAATTTCAGCTCTTCACAAATCAATGCGCGGATCAGATCCTGATGCATCTCTGTATTGGCTTGCTCGTATGCTTGAAGCGGGAGAAGACCCGTTATACATCGCTAGACGAATAGTAAGGTTTGCATCGGAAGATATAGGACTTTCAAATTCTCGCGCTCTAGAACAAGCTGTAGCGGCCTACAATGCATGCCATTTCATAGGTATGCCAGAATGCAATATAATTTTAGCTCAAGCGGTTGTATATATGGCAAAATGCAAAAAATCCAATGAATTATACATAACATACAATAGAGTCAAAGAAGATATTATAAAATATGGAAATTTACCAGTACCACTTCATATACGAAACGCCCCCACAAAACTTATGAAAAATTTAGGCTATGGAAAAGATTACAAATATAGCCCAGATTTTGATTACAAAGAAAATCAAACATATTTACCAGAAAAATTAAAAGATAAAAAATATTTAAAATAA
- a CDS encoding PfkB family carbohydrate kinase, translating into MEHIQETCYLKVLVLASLNREVNIVTDDYNWEGLFGKKLNVFSLRESVKNLSNEKQKFHVIWNEGENEEEIFAKHVKFNGWAGSSFNIADHLKSLGMIDVTLAAFVDQGPQLKDLHDYLSQRGIKFIPLWASNTGVTFVFEDEERKAESIVCMEKPAKIETSYNRNKLLEQSWDVIICSSTPENINVLNLMIEIFSNNPNAIKTLMPSLKLIQSEDRDIKKTFQELISMTTIFQVNDLEAGRYLSLLNPESPQKPLYRRKLVMDLVKQLYVPVLIVTMGEWGSAVVVSDHEKEPRQIHQEALKPKWSIKSTVGSGDAFHAGFVRVYAQAEEKHNDDSLDLATRMGSEMAIRNLCTWGANMSQDESKKMLPIEFLSIVRSYR; encoded by the coding sequence ATGGAACATATTCAAGAAACTTGCTATCTGAAAGTTTTGGTATTGGCCTCTTTAAATAGAGAAGTCAATATAGTAACAGACGATTATAATTGGGAAGGCCTTTTTGGAAAAAAACTCAATGTTTTTTCTTTGAGAGAATCTGTAAAAAATCTCTCAAACGAAAAACAAAAATTCCATGTTATATGGAATGAAGGTGAAAATGAAGAGGAAATTTTTGCAAAGCATGTCAAGTTTAATGGGTGGGCTGGAAGCTCATTCAATATAGCAGATCATTTAAAATCCTTAGGGATGATAGATGTAACTCTTGCAGCGTTTGTGGATCAAGGCCCACAGCTAAAAGATTTACACGATTATCTTTCTCAGAGAGGTATAAAGTTTATACCACTTTGGGCATCTAATACAGGTGTAACCTTTGTTTTCGAAGATGAAGAAAGAAAGGCAGAGTCTATCGTTTGTATGGAAAAGCCTGCGAAGATAGAAACAAGTTACAATCGAAATAAATTACTTGAACAAAGTTGGGATGTAATAATCTGTTCAAGCACCCCAGAAAATATCAATGTCTTGAATCTTATGATAGAGATATTTTCAAACAACCCTAATGCAATCAAAACGTTAATGCCCTCCTTGAAGTTGATACAGTCCGAAGATCGAGACATTAAAAAAACTTTTCAGGAGTTGATATCCATGACAACAATTTTTCAGGTCAATGATTTGGAAGCAGGAAGATATCTCAGTCTATTAAATCCTGAATCTCCCCAGAAACCATTATATAGAAGAAAATTGGTAATGGATCTTGTAAAACAGCTCTATGTGCCAGTTCTTATTGTAACAATGGGAGAATGGGGAAGTGCTGTTGTTGTGTCAGATCATGAAAAAGAACCAAGACAAATTCATCAAGAGGCTTTGAAGCCAAAATGGAGTATTAAATCAACTGTGGGAAGTGGTGATGCTTTCCATGCAGGATTCGTAAGGGTTTATGCTCAAGCAGAAGAGAAGCACAATGATGATTCACTTGATCTTGCTACAAGGATGGGCTCTGAAATGGCTATACGTAATCTTTGCACTTGGGGCGCAAATATGTCTCAGGATGAAAGCAAAAAAATGCTTCCTATAGAATTTTTATCTATAGTAAGGAGCTATAGATAA
- the ahcY gene encoding adenosylhomocysteinase, producing MQNDIADIKLSQSGKKRIEWADNDMPVLKQIRERFKKTKPLKGIKTSSCMHVTCETANLMRTLKEAGADVFLCASNPLSTQDDVAASLVKDYGIKVQAIKGEDKKIYYKHLESAIKHRPNITMDDGADLISLLHTKFKNQVKEIYGSMEETTTGVIRLKALEQEKKLLIPIITVNDARTKNLFDNRYGTGQSTIDGIIRATDILLAGKNVVVAGYGWCGKGFAMRARGMGANVIITEVDQIKALEAVMDGFRVMKMIEAAPIGDLFCTLTGDIHVIDGTHFAKMKNGAIICNSGHFNVEINIDALSKISKKINKNVRNFVDEYVINDKKSIYLLGGGRLINLTAAEGHPASVMDMSFSTQALSTEYIVKNSKKLKNKIYYVSEEIENWIAKAKLASMNIEIDKLTNEQKKYLSSWEIGT from the coding sequence ATGCAAAATGATATCGCAGATATTAAATTATCACAAAGTGGCAAAAAAAGAATAGAATGGGCTGATAATGATATGCCAGTTCTAAAACAAATAAGAGAAAGATTCAAAAAAACAAAGCCTCTTAAAGGAATAAAAACATCTTCGTGCATGCATGTTACATGTGAAACGGCAAATCTCATGAGAACACTAAAGGAAGCAGGTGCTGATGTATTTTTATGTGCATCAAATCCACTATCAACTCAGGATGATGTGGCTGCATCACTTGTAAAAGATTATGGTATAAAAGTCCAAGCAATAAAAGGGGAAGACAAAAAAATATATTACAAACACTTAGAATCTGCCATAAAACATAGGCCAAATATAACAATGGATGATGGCGCAGACCTAATATCCTTACTTCATACAAAATTCAAAAATCAGGTAAAAGAAATTTATGGTTCTATGGAAGAAACAACAACTGGTGTTATAAGATTAAAAGCACTTGAACAAGAAAAAAAACTTTTAATTCCAATAATAACTGTAAATGATGCACGAACAAAAAATTTGTTCGATAATAGATATGGTACTGGTCAATCTACAATAGATGGAATAATAAGAGCCACAGATATACTCTTGGCTGGCAAAAATGTTGTTGTAGCTGGATATGGATGGTGTGGTAAAGGATTTGCAATGAGAGCAAGAGGAATGGGTGCAAATGTAATAATTACCGAAGTAGATCAAATAAAAGCATTAGAAGCTGTTATGGACGGTTTTAGAGTAATGAAAATGATTGAGGCAGCACCAATAGGAGACTTATTTTGTACTCTTACTGGAGATATACATGTTATAGATGGGACACACTTTGCAAAGATGAAAAATGGTGCAATAATATGTAATTCTGGACACTTCAATGTTGAAATAAATATAGATGCACTTTCAAAAATATCCAAAAAAATAAACAAAAATGTAAGAAATTTTGTTGATGAATATGTAATAAACGACAAAAAATCTATATATTTACTTGGTGGTGGAAGACTTATAAATCTTACAGCAGCTGAAGGTCATCCAGCTAGCGTTATGGATATGAGTTTTTCTACTCAAGCATTATCTACTGAATATATTGTAAAAAATTCCAAAAAATTGAAAAACAAAATATATTATGTTTCTGAAGAAATTGAAAATTGGATTGCGAAAGCAAAACTTGCTTCAATGAATATAGAAATAGATAAGCTCACAAATGAACAAAAAAAATATTTGTCATCTTGGGAAATAGGAACCTAA
- a CDS encoding 3'-5' exonuclease, translated as MYLFFDTETTGLPISWNAPISDSENWPRLVQIAWVIHNENGKETKSRNYIIKPENFFIPHEAAKVHKITTEIANEKGVALDAVLNEFANDVNNIKFLIAHNIDFDEKVIGAEFFRKNIKNKMSGIEKICTMKSSVDFCQIPGKEKYKYPKLQELYLKLFNKNFEDAHDAMVDVKACMKCFFEMEKLNIIKNTKQKTSNKNPQKAIGLTQSIFNF; from the coding sequence ATGTACTTATTTTTTGACACAGAGACAACTGGATTACCTATAAGCTGGAATGCTCCAATTTCAGATTCTGAAAATTGGCCAAGACTTGTTCAAATAGCATGGGTAATTCACAATGAAAATGGAAAAGAAACAAAGTCTAGAAATTACATAATAAAACCTGAAAATTTTTTTATTCCTCATGAAGCAGCAAAGGTTCATAAAATAACAACTGAAATAGCAAATGAAAAAGGTGTTGCTCTCGATGCAGTTTTGAATGAATTTGCAAATGATGTAAATAATATAAAATTTTTAATAGCTCATAATATAGATTTTGATGAAAAAGTAATTGGTGCAGAATTTTTTAGAAAAAATATAAAGAATAAAATGTCTGGAATAGAAAAAATATGTACAATGAAGTCAAGTGTAGACTTTTGCCAAATTCCAGGAAAAGAAAAATATAAATACCCAAAACTTCAAGAATTATATTTAAAATTATTCAATAAAAATTTTGAAGATGCACATGATGCTATGGTTGATGTAAAGGCCTGTATGAAATGTTTTTTTGAAATGGAAAAATTAAATATAATAAAAAATACAAAACAAAAAACATCAAACAAAAATCCACAAAAAGCTATTGGATTAACGCAAAGTATATTTAATTTCTAA
- a CDS encoding class I SAM-dependent methyltransferase gives MKEDEINKQYWSNEKPEKILAGVYFPGEELTKFIKMKSTILDVGCGSGKVSEYLHKKNYIVTGIDINKNALKENNQRNSNITYIKADITERLPFNDSTFDAITVPYVFVSIIDKEEAQYAATELIRVLKTNGILWLCEATYSKDYEERYKIGKELTGLKNIATAVFSDGPDKGKVQRFIHHYSGEEMDEIFQSLTKLSSKQLGIISPSSGMKVQTIITVYKKV, from the coding sequence ATGAAAGAAGATGAAATAAATAAACAATATTGGTCTAATGAAAAACCAGAAAAAATATTAGCTGGAGTTTATTTTCCAGGAGAAGAATTGACAAAGTTTATTAAAATGAAATCTACAATATTAGATGTTGGTTGTGGTTCTGGAAAAGTATCAGAATATTTACATAAAAAAAATTATATAGTTACTGGTATAGATATTAATAAAAATGCTTTAAAAGAAAACAATCAAAGAAATTCAAATATTACATATATTAAAGCAGACATCACGGAAAGATTACCTTTTAATGATTCAACTTTTGATGCCATAACAGTTCCATATGTTTTTGTAAGTATTATTGATAAAGAAGAAGCACAATATGCCGCTACTGAACTAATTAGAGTATTGAAAACTAATGGTATTTTGTGGTTGTGTGAAGCAACGTATTCCAAAGATTATGAAGAAAGATACAAAATTGGAAAAGAGCTAACTGGTTTAAAAAATATTGCAACGGCAGTTTTTAGTGATGGTCCTGATAAAGGAAAAGTTCAAAGATTCATACATCATTATTCAGGTGAAGAAATGGACGAAATTTTTCAATCATTAACTAAATTATCAAGCAAACAACTTGGTATAATTTCTCCCAGTTCTGGTATGAAAGTCCAAACTATAATAACTGTTTATAAAAAAGTTTAA
- a CDS encoding RNA-binding protein — MEKKLYVGGIAYASTEESLTAAFSKAGNVVSVRIITDKMTGRSKGFGFVEMSTEEEAQNAIKMFDGQEVEGRRIKVNEAKPMR; from the coding sequence ATGGAAAAAAAATTATACGTCGGTGGTATAGCTTATGCATCTACCGAAGAATCTCTTACAGCAGCTTTTTCAAAGGCTGGAAATGTAGTATCAGTAAGAATTATTACTGATAAAATGACAGGTCGTTCAAAAGGATTTGGCTTTGTAGAAATGTCAACTGAAGAAGAAGCTCAAAATGCTATCAAAATGTTCGATGGTCAAGAAGTTGAAGGAAGAAGAATCAAAGTCAATGAAGCAAAACCAATGAGATAA
- a CDS encoding FAD-dependent oxidoreductase: MKYDLIIIGVGPAGYSASIYASRYKTNHIIIGEIPGGLATIAHKVCNYPSEIEISGIELMEKMKKNVEHSGTQIINDKVLNIEKDKDSFKIKTQDEKEYKAKTILLAIGTKHRKLGLKNESQFVGKGVSYCATCDAMFYKDKTVVVVGGSNSAMTASLYLADVAKKVYQIYRGGKLKGENMWQDQIFKNEKIEVIYNTNIEEINGEKKVQSIKLDREYNNSKELNVDGIFIEIGSEPDYGLIEQLNIETDENGFIKVKSNQSTNIEGIYAAGDITNGSDNFRQIITACSEGSVAANSIYKYLQLKK; this comes from the coding sequence ATGAAATACGACTTAATAATTATAGGTGTAGGACCAGCAGGATATTCTGCATCAATTTACGCCTCTAGATATAAAACAAATCATATAATAATAGGTGAGATACCTGGTGGACTTGCAACAATAGCTCACAAAGTTTGTAATTATCCATCAGAAATAGAAATTAGTGGAATAGAATTAATGGAAAAAATGAAAAAAAATGTAGAACATTCTGGTACTCAAATAATAAATGATAAAGTTTTAAACATAGAAAAAGACAAAGACTCATTTAAAATAAAAACTCAAGATGAAAAAGAATACAAAGCAAAAACAATATTGCTTGCAATTGGCACAAAACATAGAAAATTAGGTCTAAAAAATGAATCTCAATTTGTAGGAAAAGGAGTATCATATTGTGCAACATGTGATGCGATGTTTTATAAAGACAAAACTGTTGTTGTAGTAGGTGGTTCTAATAGTGCTATGACAGCATCTTTATATTTAGCTGATGTTGCAAAAAAAGTGTATCAAATATATAGAGGAGGAAAATTAAAAGGTGAAAATATGTGGCAAGACCAAATATTCAAAAATGAAAAAATAGAAGTAATATATAATACTAATATAGAAGAAATAAATGGAGAGAAAAAAGTTCAATCAATTAAATTAGATAGAGAATATAATAACTCAAAAGAATTAAATGTTGATGGTATATTTATAGAGATAGGGTCTGAACCAGATTATGGACTTATAGAGCAACTAAATATAGAAACAGATGAAAATGGTTTTATAAAAGTAAAATCAAATCAATCTACAAATATTGAAGGTATATATGCTGCTGGAGACATAACAAATGGTTCAGATAATTTTAGACAAATAATCACAGCTTGTTCAGAAGGAAGTGTAGCGGCAAATAGCATTTATAAATATTTACAATTAAAAAAATGA
- a CDS encoding HD domain-containing protein, with protein MLTLEKIKNNKFIKEFVLKSEKYLDALKYTDHGKRHINIVADRARSLAKSIGLSNKYQEMCAIAGYCHDMGNFMGRTNHHHFGATLFMNTFLNENIDPEEITTIMQAIASHDKNKLKIVNSVSAVLILADKSDVHRTRVKRKKISDIKKDIHDRVNYAVLKNNFYVNKEKKEIKLKIEIDIKITNPMDYFEIFIERMILCRSAAKFLGYKFVLVINNFKLS; from the coding sequence ATGTTAACATTAGAAAAAATCAAAAATAATAAATTTATTAAAGAATTTGTGTTGAAATCTGAAAAATATCTAGATGCTTTAAAATATACTGATCATGGGAAAAGACACATAAATATTGTCGCCGATAGAGCCCGTTCACTTGCAAAATCTATTGGTTTATCCAATAAATACCAAGAAATGTGTGCAATTGCTGGATATTGTCATGATATGGGAAATTTTATGGGAAGAACTAATCATCATCATTTTGGAGCAACTCTTTTTATGAATACTTTTTTAAATGAAAATATTGATCCTGAAGAAATTACAACAATAATGCAAGCAATAGCATCTCATGATAAAAATAAATTGAAGATAGTCAATTCCGTTTCTGCCGTATTGATACTTGCGGATAAATCTGATGTTCATAGAACAAGAGTAAAGAGAAAAAAAATTTCAGACATAAAAAAAGATATTCATGATAGAGTTAATTATGCTGTTTTAAAAAATAATTTTTATGTAAATAAAGAAAAAAAAGAAATTAAATTAAAAATAGAAATAGATATAAAAATTACAAATCCTATGGATTATTTTGAAATATTTATAGAACGTATGATTCTTTGTCGTAGTGCTGCAAAATTTTTAGGTTATAAATTTGTCCTTGTAATTAATAATTTCAAACTTTCTTAA
- a CDS encoding 6-phosphofructokinase has product MKNKTILVFTGGGITSALNPTLYGILKEAKKYNIKVLGGLYGWRSVLNNGKMVDISNIYPEIIKNRGGSFLKSSRTNPFGDEGNIDEIKLNLKEKNIDAIIAIGGNDTLGAANRLFKEEKINIVAIPKTIDNDLSGTYYCPGFASAAHYFSEYVKEIKYDAAYSLSRVFIIEGMGQDAAWLTASACYGGADIIIPPEKKVNFKKVIKVLLDKYEKNGNYAVLVVGEKAQFDINLKSFDFTQNDDYNVKRKNYISIGLQEEIKKYMGNVTVKALYPGNYLQTGPATKIDSELSIKLGKEAIKLVRQKIFGKMANIIRKGNKLEISNIELSKTTKFKSLNNKYFNWDKFEATKEYFEYMKPILGKYKDFKNDPYYKLTKKINS; this is encoded by the coding sequence ATGAAAAATAAAACTATATTAGTATTTACTGGTGGAGGAATTACTTCAGCACTAAACCCAACGCTATATGGAATATTAAAAGAAGCAAAAAAATACAACATAAAAGTGCTTGGCGGTTTGTATGGATGGAGAAGTGTTTTAAATAATGGAAAAATGGTAGATATATCAAATATTTACCCAGAAATTATAAAAAATAGAGGAGGTAGTTTTTTGAAATCTAGTAGAACAAATCCATTCGGAGATGAAGGAAATATTGATGAAATAAAATTAAATTTAAAAGAAAAAAATATAGATGCAATAATAGCAATTGGTGGAAATGATACTCTTGGTGCAGCAAATAGATTATTCAAAGAAGAAAAAATAAATATAGTAGCAATACCAAAAACAATTGATAATGATTTAAGTGGCACATATTACTGCCCAGGATTTGCAAGTGCAGCTCATTATTTTAGTGAGTATGTAAAAGAAATAAAATATGATGCTGCATATTCTCTCTCTCGTGTGTTTATAATAGAGGGTATGGGTCAAGATGCTGCTTGGCTTACAGCTTCAGCTTGTTATGGTGGGGCAGATATCATTATTCCACCAGAGAAAAAAGTAAATTTCAAAAAAGTTATAAAAGTATTATTAGATAAATATGAAAAAAATGGAAACTATGCCGTACTTGTAGTTGGTGAAAAAGCACAGTTTGATATAAATTTAAAATCTTTTGATTTTACACAAAATGATGATTATAATGTAAAAAGAAAAAATTATATAAGTATTGGTTTGCAAGAAGAAATAAAAAAATATATGGGAAATGTAACTGTAAAAGCATTATATCCTGGAAATTATTTACAAACTGGACCTGCAACAAAAATTGATTCAGAACTTTCTATAAAATTAGGAAAAGAAGCTATAAAACTTGTAAGACAAAAAATTTTTGGAAAAATGGCAAATATTATAAGAAAAGGTAATAAGTTAGAAATATCAAATATAGAACTCAGTAAAACTACAAAATTCAAATCACTAAATAATAAATACTTTAATTGGGACAAATTTGAAGCTACAAAAGAATATTTTGAATATATGAAGCCAATACTTGGAAAATATAAAGACTTCAAAAATGATCCTTATTACAAATTAACAAAAAAAATAAATTCATAA
- a CDS encoding YibE/F family protein, with amino-acid sequence MKIKLLLFFILFPAFLFSLFLDINFVNAQENSIDNSNEEMILEENMPQEINLQNKGKEEIFKARVVEVVENKNTPRDDGSISIQQKLKLIGLEDNWKDKEIVFDGTVYDVSSASEYKVGEKVLVHYSAEPDGAENFYVIGFSRTNSIYWLVLLFILTVVIIGKFKGVRALVVLLLTFLVILKFIIPKILSGADPLFITILGSLFILIFGVYITEGLKKTSTISIFSILISLVITGLLSIWFSSITKLTGFASEEATYLVGLGDGNINIKGLLLAGIIIGALGVLDDVIISQVALVKELKISNPELSKNQIYKQAMRVGVSHLSSMVNTLFLAYAGASLPLLILFSIKQEPFLTFNQVIDNEMMATEIVRALTGSIGLVLAVPIATILAVNFISQERLRKQ; translated from the coding sequence ATGAAAATTAAATTATTATTATTTTTTATCTTATTTCCAGCCTTTTTATTTAGTTTGTTTTTAGATATAAATTTTGTAAATGCACAAGAGAATAGCATAGATAATTCTAATGAGGAAATGATATTAGAAGAAAACATGCCTCAAGAAATAAATTTACAAAATAAAGGAAAAGAAGAAATTTTCAAAGCCAGAGTCGTAGAGGTAGTTGAAAATAAAAACACACCACGTGATGATGGTTCAATATCAATTCAACAAAAATTAAAACTCATAGGACTTGAAGATAATTGGAAAGACAAAGAAATAGTTTTTGATGGAACAGTATATGATGTTTCGTCTGCCAGTGAATACAAAGTTGGAGAAAAAGTTCTGGTTCATTACAGCGCTGAACCAGACGGAGCGGAAAATTTTTATGTTATAGGATTCTCTAGAACTAATAGTATATATTGGTTGGTTTTATTATTTATTTTGACTGTAGTAATTATTGGAAAATTTAAGGGGGTTAGAGCTTTGGTTGTATTATTGTTAACATTTTTAGTTATATTAAAATTTATTATTCCAAAAATATTATCTGGAGCAGACCCACTTTTTATTACAATACTTGGTTCATTATTTATTCTAATTTTTGGTGTTTACATAACAGAGGGACTTAAAAAAACTTCAACAATTTCTATTTTTTCTATTTTAATTTCTCTAGTAATTACAGGATTGTTGTCTATTTGGTTTTCATCAATAACAAAATTAACTGGCTTTGCAAGTGAAGAAGCTACTTACTTGGTGGGGCTTGGTGATGGAAATATAAATATTAAAGGTTTATTGCTGGCGGGTATTATTATTGGTGCATTGGGTGTTTTAGATGATGTAATTATTTCTCAAGTAGCACTGGTTAAAGAATTAAAAATATCAAATCCAGAATTATCAAAAAATCAAATTTATAAACAAGCTATGCGAGTGGGTGTTTCTCATTTAAGCTCAATGGTAAATACTTTATTTTTAGCATATGCTGGAGCGTCTTTACCGCTTCTTATCTTATTTAGTATTAAACAAGAACCATTTTTAACATTTAATCAGGTTATAGACAATGAAATGATGGCCACAGAAATCGTTAGAGCTTTGACTGGTAGTATTGGACTTGTTTTAGCTGTCCCTATAGCAACTATTTTAGCAGTTAATTTTATAAGTCAAGAAAGGTTGAGAAAACAATAG
- a CDS encoding carbohydrate kinase family protein translates to MKKNKRILLTGSIAYDRIMNFSGYFKDNILPNQIHNLNVSFFVHELKESFGGTAGNIGYNLALLGEKSYILANVGANDFNKYEKWFKKNNINLSLINKIKNQQTASAYIITDKADNQITGFYPGAMLKKITTNTIAKKNIDLAVISAQNPIDMTKLSKIFRSKKIKFIFDPGQQVSSLSGDDLKYCINGSYILIGNDYEINLISKKTGLSISELLKNTKIIIATLGEEGSIIYTRDTEYKINSAKPKNTSDPTGAGDAYRAGLIKGIIENWSIEKTCKFASVISVYTVEKYGTQTHKFSINSVKKRYFENFNEKLI, encoded by the coding sequence ATGAAAAAAAACAAAAGAATACTTCTAACTGGTAGTATAGCTTATGATAGAATAATGAATTTTTCTGGTTATTTCAAAGATAATATATTGCCAAATCAAATACATAATTTAAATGTTTCTTTTTTTGTACATGAACTAAAAGAATCATTTGGTGGTACGGCTGGAAACATAGGATATAATTTAGCTCTCTTGGGAGAAAAATCATATATATTAGCAAATGTTGGTGCAAATGATTTTAATAAATACGAAAAGTGGTTCAAAAAAAACAATATAAATTTGTCTCTTATAAACAAAATAAAAAATCAACAAACTGCATCAGCATATATAATAACAGATAAAGCAGATAACCAAATAACTGGATTTTATCCAGGTGCAATGTTAAAAAAAATAACAACAAATACAATAGCAAAAAAAAATATAGATCTTGCTGTAATATCAGCTCAAAACCCAATAGATATGACAAAATTATCTAAAATATTTAGAAGCAAAAAGATAAAGTTTATATTTGATCCCGGGCAACAAGTATCATCATTATCAGGAGATGATCTTAAATATTGTATAAATGGTAGTTATATCTTAATAGGAAATGATTACGAAATAAACTTAATATCAAAAAAAACAGGACTTTCAATTAGTGAATTATTAAAAAATACCAAAATTATAATAGCAACACTGGGCGAAGAAGGTTCTATAATATATACAAGAGATACGGAATACAAAATAAACTCAGCAAAACCAAAAAATACATCTGATCCTACTGGAGCAGGAGATGCATATAGAGCAGGACTAATAAAAGGAATTATTGAAAATTGGTCTATTGAAAAGACTTGTAAATTTGCAAGTGTAATATCAGTATACACAGTAGAAAAATACGGAACTCAAACACACAAATTTTCTATTAATTCCGTAAAAAAAAGATATTTTGAAAATTTCAACGAAAAATTAATATAA